The following are encoded together in the Candidatus Thermoplasmatota archaeon genome:
- the hutH gene encoding histidine ammonia-lyase, whose amino-acid sequence MKPVIIDGETLSIEDVVEVARNYARVKLSERAKLKITKARKLIDKVVKEGKAAYGIKTGFGELCTIAIPQKDVLQLQKNLIMSHASGVGNLLPENVVRAIILIRANTLAKGCSGVRLELVEMLIELLNKKLVPCIYEKGSVGASGDLAPLAHLALTIIGEGDCLFNGRKISAREALQRAGLKKLELQAKEGLALINGTSVMTAIAVLAVYDAENILKHSQVASAISLEALKGTDRTFDDRIMRARPHRGQIEIANNLRKLLAKSEVIISHRECERVQDPYTIRCIPQVLGASKDVLDWVRKITETEINSATDNPLVFGNELLPSGNFHGEHIAIAMDSLSIALAEIGSFAERRIARLLDTKLSGLPPFLTDKSGLNSGLMALQYTAAALASENKCLAHPASVDSIPTSANQEDHVSMGTISARKALEILRNVEYIVAIEFLCAAQGLEFNRPLKAGIGVEEAYKVIRKNVKKLGNDRVMHKDIEKIVSLIEEREILKAVERPVGKLE is encoded by the coding sequence ATGAAACCAGTAATCATAGACGGCGAAACACTGAGTATAGAAGATGTTGTTGAAGTTGCAAGAAACTACGCGCGAGTAAAACTTTCTGAGAGGGCAAAGTTAAAAATAACAAAAGCAAGAAAGCTAATAGATAAAGTTGTTAAGGAAGGAAAAGCAGCATACGGTATAAAAACAGGTTTTGGAGAGCTCTGTACCATTGCCATACCGCAGAAAGATGTGCTTCAGTTACAAAAAAATTTAATAATGAGTCATGCAAGTGGGGTAGGCAATTTATTGCCTGAAAATGTTGTAAGGGCTATCATTTTAATCAGGGCGAATACTCTAGCAAAGGGCTGTTCAGGTGTGCGCTTAGAGCTTGTGGAAATGCTGATTGAATTGCTTAATAAAAAGCTCGTTCCCTGTATTTACGAAAAGGGCTCCGTAGGCGCTAGCGGAGACTTGGCGCCTTTAGCTCACTTAGCACTAACTATTATTGGTGAAGGGGATTGCTTATTTAACGGTAGGAAAATTAGCGCACGAGAGGCATTGCAAAGGGCAGGATTAAAGAAGCTAGAGCTTCAAGCCAAAGAAGGACTTGCTTTAATTAACGGTACCAGCGTAATGACTGCTATTGCAGTGCTTGCTGTCTATGATGCAGAGAACATACTCAAGCACTCTCAAGTTGCTTCTGCTATCTCGCTCGAAGCGTTAAAAGGCACTGATAGAACTTTTGATGATAGAATAATGAGAGCGAGACCGCACAGAGGGCAAATTGAAATTGCAAATAACTTAAGAAAGTTGCTGGCTAAAAGCGAAGTAATAATATCGCATAGAGAGTGCGAAAGAGTACAAGACCCATATACTATAAGATGCATACCGCAAGTGCTTGGTGCAAGCAAAGATGTTTTGGATTGGGTAAGAAAAATTACTGAGACAGAGATAAATTCTGCAACTGATAATCCTCTTGTTTTTGGAAACGAGCTCTTACCCTCAGGAAATTTTCATGGCGAGCATATAGCAATTGCAATGGATTCTTTATCAATTGCACTCGCAGAAATAGGCAGTTTTGCAGAGCGCAGAATTGCAAGGTTACTTGATACTAAACTTAGCGGCTTGCCCCCTTTTCTTACTGACAAAAGCGGGCTCAACTCAGGGTTGATGGCTCTGCAATATACAGCTGCAGCATTAGCAAGCGAGAATAAATGCTTAGCACATCCTGCAAGCGTTGATTCCATACCAACTTCTGCAAATCAAGAAGATCACGTGAGTATGGGTACCATCAGTGCAAGGAAGGCGTTAGAAATACTAAGAAATGTAGAGTACATAGTTGCAATCGAGTTTCTCTGCGCGGCGCAGGGCTTGGAATTTAATAGACCATTAAAAGCAGGCATTGGCGTAGAGGAAGCTTATAAAGTGATAAGAAAGAACGTGAAAAAATTGGGTAATGATAGAGTAATGCATAAGGATATTGAGAAAATCGTGAGCTTAATTGAAGAGAGAGAAATTTTAAAAGCTGTAGAGAGA
- the hutU gene encoding urocanate hydratase, producing the protein MKHFIKANRGKKLQCKSWRTEGILRMLQNNLENAEIPEKLIIYGGAGKAARNWDCYWKIVEMLKELEENETLIVQSGKPVAVFKTHKLAPRVLIANAHLVPKWSTWEKFYELEALGLTMYGQMTAGGWCYIGTQGIIQGTYETFAACARAHFKGSLLGKLCLTGGLGGMGGAQPLAITMNGGVALVVEVDRSRAKKRLAAKFCDEIVEELSEALEIVRNAKAEKKPLSIGLIGNCADVHPELLAKDIVPDVVTDQTSAHDALNGYVPKGYWGDNLKEAFELRANDPKEYIKKAMESMALHCKTIIKFKERGAIAFDYGNNLRGQAFEAGLKDAFSYPGFVSAYIRPMFCQGRGPFRWVALSGEKQDIIETDKVVIKEFRDNKQLVNWIKLAEAKVPFEGLPSRVCWLGYGERARFGKIINEMVKNGKLEAPIAIGRDHLDCGSVASPTRETEGMLDKSDAIADWPLLNAMLNVACGADLVALHNGGGVGIGYSTHAGMIVIADGSKESDEKLERVLTCDPGIGIVRHADAGYEEAIKFAKAKKIKMPMSE; encoded by the coding sequence ATGAAACATTTTATCAAAGCCAATCGCGGCAAAAAGCTGCAATGCAAGAGCTGGCGCACAGAAGGCATTTTGAGAATGCTACAGAATAATTTAGAGAACGCAGAAATTCCTGAGAAGTTAATAATTTATGGCGGTGCTGGCAAAGCAGCGCGAAACTGGGATTGCTACTGGAAGATCGTAGAAATGTTGAAAGAGCTTGAAGAGAACGAGACTTTAATTGTGCAGTCGGGCAAGCCTGTAGCTGTATTTAAAACTCACAAACTAGCGCCTAGAGTGCTTATTGCTAACGCTCACTTAGTGCCAAAATGGAGCACTTGGGAAAAGTTCTATGAGCTCGAAGCGCTCGGCTTAACAATGTACGGGCAAATGACCGCTGGCGGTTGGTGCTATATAGGTACTCAAGGTATAATTCAAGGCACTTACGAAACATTTGCAGCTTGTGCAAGAGCCCATTTCAAAGGCTCTTTGCTGGGTAAATTGTGCCTGACAGGCGGGCTTGGTGGAATGGGTGGCGCCCAGCCCTTAGCTATTACAATGAATGGAGGTGTTGCACTGGTTGTAGAAGTTGACAGAAGTAGAGCAAAGAAAAGGTTGGCTGCAAAATTTTGCGACGAGATTGTCGAGGAGCTAAGTGAAGCACTTGAAATTGTGAGGAATGCTAAAGCCGAAAAGAAGCCTCTATCAATAGGTCTTATAGGTAATTGCGCTGATGTGCACCCAGAGCTTCTAGCTAAAGATATAGTGCCTGATGTCGTCACAGATCAGACTAGCGCTCACGACGCACTTAACGGCTACGTACCCAAAGGCTATTGGGGCGATAATTTAAAAGAGGCTTTTGAGCTCAGAGCTAATGACCCTAAAGAATATATAAAAAAAGCTATGGAAAGCATGGCTTTGCACTGCAAAACAATAATTAAATTTAAAGAAAGAGGGGCAATAGCTTTTGACTACGGCAATAATTTAAGAGGACAAGCTTTTGAAGCAGGCTTAAAAGATGCTTTTTCTTACCCAGGGTTCGTTAGCGCATATATTAGACCTATGTTCTGCCAAGGTAGAGGACCTTTTAGATGGGTTGCATTATCGGGCGAGAAACAAGATATCATAGAAACAGATAAAGTTGTTATTAAAGAGTTTAGGGATAATAAGCAGCTTGTTAATTGGATTAAGTTAGCGGAAGCTAAAGTACCTTTTGAAGGCTTACCTTCAAGAGTATGCTGGCTAGGCTATGGCGAAAGAGCTAGATTTGGTAAAATTATCAATGAGATGGTTAAGAATGGTAAGCTAGAAGCGCCGATAGCTATAGGAAGAGACCATTTAGATTGTGGCTCCGTGGCTTCGCCTACTCGTGAAACAGAAGGTATGCTTGACAAAAGCGATGCAATTGCAGATTGGCCTCTGCTTAATGCTATGCTCAACGTAGCCTGCGGCGCTGATTTAGTTGCTCTGCATAACGGTGGCGGCGTAGGTATAGGCTATAGTACTCATGCAGGTATGATAGTGATTGCAGATGGCAGCAAAGAAAGCGATGAAAAACTAGAAAGAGTTTTAACTTGCGATCCTGGAATAGGTATTGTAAGGCATGCAGACGCAGGCTATGAAGAAGCAATAAAATTTGCAAAAGCTAAGAAAATTAAAATGCCGATGAGTGAGTGA
- a CDS encoding protein-L-isoaspartate O-methyltransferase, with protein MNYELRRAKLVKHLIRWGYLKTPEIIEAISVVPRHLFVPERVRAQAYEDYPLEIGLGQTISAPHMVAIMLESLELRKGHKVLEIGTGLGYHSAVASVVVGEKGKIYTVERYSELAEQASKNLEIAGIKNVEVVVGDGSRGLEQFAPYDRIFATCGAPKIPSPLIEQLKENSKLLLPIGSRYMQDLILVEKINNKIKTTNLGGCMFVPMIGEYGY; from the coding sequence ATGAATTATGAGTTGAGAAGAGCGAAGCTAGTCAAGCATCTAATACGTTGGGGCTATTTGAAAACACCTGAAATAATAGAGGCTATCTCTGTCGTGCCTAGACATTTATTCGTTCCTGAAAGAGTTAGAGCTCAGGCTTATGAAGATTATCCTTTAGAAATAGGACTCGGCCAAACTATTTCTGCACCTCATATGGTGGCAATTATGCTCGAAAGTTTAGAGCTAAGGAAAGGTCATAAAGTTCTTGAGATAGGCACTGGGCTTGGCTATCATTCAGCAGTAGCATCTGTGGTTGTAGGTGAAAAGGGTAAAATCTACACAGTTGAAAGATACTCAGAGCTTGCAGAGCAGGCAAGTAAAAATCTTGAAATTGCAGGAATAAAAAATGTTGAAGTGGTTGTTGGTGACGGCTCTAGAGGACTGGAGCAATTCGCGCCATACGATAGAATATTCGCCACTTGCGGGGCACCTAAAATACCTTCACCATTAATTGAGCAACTCAAAGAAAACAGTAAATTATTATTGCCTATAGGCAGTAGATATATGCAGGACTTAATTTTAGTTGAAAAAATAAACAATAAAATAAAGACTACAAATTTAGGCGGCTGCATGTTCGTTCCTATGATAGGGGAGTATGGATATAG
- a CDS encoding AAA family ATPase: MYLKEIYLENFKSFGKRLRIPLLPGFTGITGPNGSGKSNILDAVLFVLGPKSSKVIRAGKLTDLIFDGGASKQPCDFCKVSLVFDNLDRVLPLDTGVVLTRLVKYSNSHETQNYYSYFYINGRASSLTEFENLLAYANISGEGYNIIQQGDVNLIISMSSVERRKILDSIAGITKFDSDIQKSENEKVAIDTNLEKIQIILEELNSRLAQLEHESKRALEYRNLKNELMLRKYQMGIKKRRSYEGEIKRTKEEME; the protein is encoded by the coding sequence ATGTATTTAAAAGAAATTTATTTGGAAAACTTCAAATCCTTTGGCAAGAGGTTGCGTATTCCGCTACTTCCCGGGTTCACTGGAATTACTGGTCCTAACGGCTCTGGTAAAAGTAATATTTTAGATGCAGTGCTTTTCGTGCTAGGACCTAAAAGCTCTAAGGTGATAAGAGCCGGGAAACTTACAGACCTTATTTTTGATGGCGGAGCCTCAAAACAACCTTGTGATTTTTGTAAAGTATCGCTTGTGTTTGATAATCTAGATAGAGTACTACCACTTGACACCGGGGTTGTTTTAACTAGATTAGTAAAATACTCAAACAGTCACGAGACGCAAAATTACTATTCCTATTTCTATATTAATGGTAGAGCATCTTCACTCACAGAGTTCGAGAATTTACTAGCTTACGCTAATATTTCAGGCGAGGGCTATAATATAATTCAGCAAGGCGACGTCAACTTAATTATCAGTATGAGTAGCGTCGAGCGAAGGAAAATACTTGATTCTATCGCAGGAATAACTAAATTCGATAGCGATATTCAGAAATCAGAAAATGAAAAAGTCGCTATAGATACAAATTTAGAGAAGATTCAAATAATATTAGAGGAGCTAAATTCCAGACTCGCTCAATTAGAGCACGAAAGTAAAAGAGCATTAGAATATAGGAATTTAAAGAATGAGCTAATGCTCAGAAAGTATCAGATGGGTATTAAGAAGCGACGAAGTTACGAAGGAGAGATCAAAAGAACAAAAGAAGAGATGGAAAG